A DNA window from Hordeum vulgare subsp. vulgare chromosome 1H, MorexV3_pseudomolecules_assembly, whole genome shotgun sequence contains the following coding sequences:
- the LOC123447333 gene encoding TLC domain-containing protein 4-like, producing the protein MDAPAAPAMAFKAYKYKEVLVRDYLLADSYAPYTSVLGGILMCKLAYDFTRIISSFKFKGYASLNNMQKIEWNNRGMSTVHAIFITVMSVYLVFFSGMFSDQLDGPVTVRSSSISTFTLGVSIGYFITDIAMIYWLYPALGGMEYVVHHMLSLMSTMYAMLSGEAHVYIYMGLITETTTPGINLRWFLDVAGMKNSKAYLVNGVAMVVTWLVARIILFMYLFYHMFVHYDQIERMNTFGYFLVLIAPCIIFMMNVLWFSKILKGLKKTMAKRHTE; encoded by the exons ATGGACGCGCCTGCGGCTCCAGCCATGGCATTTAAAGCCTATAAGTACAAAGAGGTTCTTGTTAGGGACTACCTGCTAGCAGACTCCTATGCTCCATACACTTCTGTGCTTGGGGGAATCCTGATGTGCAAATTG GCTTATGATTTCACGCGCATTATCAGTTCATTCAAGTTCAAAGGTTATGCTTCTCTTAACAACATGCAGAAGATCGAATGGAACAACAG GGGCATGTCCACTGTCCATGCAATATTCATTACAGTTATGTCAGTATACCTAGTGTTCTTCTCGGGTATGTTTTCTGACCAGCTGGATGGACCAGTAACAGTTAGAAGTTCAAGCATCTCCACTTTTACATTAGGG GTCTCTATTGGGTATTTCATTACAGACATTGCCATGATATATTGGCTTTACCCTGCCCTTGGTGGAATGGAGTAT GTTGTCCATCACATGCTGTCACTTATGTCTACAATGTACGCCATGCTTTCTGGGGAAGCACATGTATACATATACATGGGTCTCATCACTGAGACTACAACACCAGGAATCAATCTAAGATG GTTCCTTGATGTTGCTGGAATGAAAAACTCCAAAGCTTACCTTGTTAATGGAGTTGCAATGGTTGTTACTTGGCTG GTTGCAAGGATAATTCTGTTCATGTACTTGTTCTATCACATGTTTGTACATTATGATCAG ATTGAGAGGATGAACACCTTCGGCTATTTTCTGGTACTTATTGCTCCTTGCATAATCTTCATGATGAATGTGCTTTGGTTCTCCAAGATCCTAAAAGGTCTCAAGAAGACGATGGCCAAGAGGCATACTGAGTAG